In a single window of the Vespa crabro chromosome 18, iyVesCrab1.2, whole genome shotgun sequence genome:
- the LOC124430332 gene encoding intraflagellar transport protein 80 homolog isoform X3: MTTTTTTTATATATATATATTTTTMAEAGAGVTAAAAAAAVVVVLFVVVNNTMRFKISAQSSNGHKNLVTCVAWSSAEEIFSCGEDHLLICWYLESGNAHSTVITEFPSDFFPTSMQWHPRPNHLITASKKQSLDILLITTADGRFHLVNKNGRIEKSIEAHKGAATIGKWSTDGSVLLTAGEDGLIKVWSRSGMLRSVIVRGNTSILTSDWSPDCSKILYSQGGYLFFQSLNSNSKPYKWHAHEGLVLTVCWNHNHGFIISGGEDCRYKVWDFNGSLIYNSSPGDHPITAVSWCNSGDYFAIGSFNIIKLCDKTGWSHSLEKINAGSVYSIAWSSDSTQVAITCGNNVLTGHVIGKRLEWNNYEATLIKRKVLEIREVGNEVHEIIEISDRVVLLAFGFDHLIVITPGQCHIYSVTNWNTPAIFDLKSSSVSAVILANKHFLLVEWNSITLYNYQGRLLGVPKWKGMTQEPLYSPCISLCFDTLVVRDQKNEKLLHVLEISYNKPIVESQSHSHPQNITQLALNHIGNTSDRQLALIDITKDLYLISIRATGYGRACKIAAMAQNVIWAIDANVLAAMLDATLSVWLCPNCVHYSDRKIIRRTRIDKESSLHQLILQKKWKESLSLCRIAQNEILWTCMAIMATDNKELNVAEEAYAAIKRYDKVDYIRYIKNLPKITERYAEMALLSGDLLAAEGILLQNGLIEEAITLNIKVYNWNRALELAIRHKKQMDEVLNARGDYLKTLKKEETNSSYLAAMNNISSSLVQQVVIDTKASSSIE; this comes from the exons atgacaacgacgacaacgacaacggcaacggcaacggcgacggcgacggcgacggcgacaacgacgacgacgatggcagAAGCAGGAGCAGGAGTAACAGCAGCGGCAGCGGCAGCGGCAGTAGTTGTCGTACTTTTCGTCGTAGTAAAT aacacAATGAGATTTAAAATATCTGCTCAAAGTAGTAATGGTCACAAAAATTTAGTTACATGTGTAGCTTGGAGTTCAGCAGAGGAAATATTTTCCTGCgg agaGGATCATTTACTAATATGCTGGTATTTAGAAAGTGGAAATGCACATTCGACTGTTATCACAGAATTTCCATCGGATTTCTTTCCTACTTCAATGCAATGGCATCCACGTCCTAATCATTTAATAACAGCCAGTAAAAAGCAATCGTTAGATATACTTTTAATCACTACAGCAGACG GAAGATTTCAtttagttaataaaaatggTCGTATTGAAAAAAGTATAGAAGCTCACAAAGGTGCTGCTACAATTGGCAAATGGAGTACAGATGGTTCAGTATTGCTTACAg CTGGAGAGGATGGTCTAATAAAAGTTTGGTCACGTAGTGGTATGCTTCGTTCTGTAATAGTCAGAGGCAATACATCTATTTTAACATCAGACTGGAGTCCAGATTgttctaaaatattatattcacagggaggatatttatttttccaatcGCTCAATTCCAATTCTAAACCTTATAAG TGGCATGCTCATGAAGGTCTTGTCTTGACTGTTTGCTGGAATCATAATCATGGATTCATTATTTCTGGTGGAGAAGATTGTCGTTATAAAGTTTGGGATTTTAATGGtagtttaatttataatagtagTCCTGGTGATCATCCTATTACAGCAGTTAGTTGGTGCAACTCGGGCGATTATTTTGCCATTGGATcttttaacataattaaacTTTGTGATAAAACTGGg TGGTCTCAttctttagaaaaaattaatgctGGGAGTGTATACAGTATAGCATGGTCTAGCGACAGTACTCAGGTAGCTATAACTTGTGGAAATAATGTTTTAACTGGCCATGTTATAGGCAA aagacTCGAATGGAATAATTATGAAGCTACcttaattaaaaggaaagtaTTAGAAATTAGAGAAGTTGGTAATGAAGTTCATGAGATTATAGAAATATCTGATCGTGTAGTTCTATTGGCATTTGGTTTTGATCATTTAATTGTGATTACTCCAGGTCAATGTCACATTTATTCTGTTACAAATTGGAATACACCAGCAATATTTGACTTAAAAAGTAGTTCTGTATCAGCAGTCATTCTTGCAAATAA acATTTTTTATTAGTGGAATGGAACTCTATAACGTTGTACAATTATCAAGGTCGTTTATTAGGTGTCCCTAAATGGAAGGGTATGACACAAGAACCTCTTTATTCACCTTGTATATCTTTATGCTTTGATACTCTTGTTGTTAGAGatcagaaaaatgaaaaat taCTACATGTTTTAGAAATATCATATAACAAGCCAATTGTTGAAAGTCAATCGCATTCTCATCCTCAGAATATTACTCAATTGGCATTAAACCATATTGGAAATACCAGTGATCGACAATTAGcacttattgatattactaaagatttatatttaatttccatAAGAGCAACAGGTTATGGACGTGCATGTAAAATAG ctGCTATGGCACAAAATGTTATATGGGCTATCGATGCAAATGTATTAGCAGCAATGTTAGATGCTACTTTATCTGTATGGTTGTGTCCTAATTGTGTACATTATAGCGATCGCAAAATTATACGACGTACTAGAATCGATAAAGAGAGCAG CTTGCATCAGCTTATATTacagaaaaaatggaaagaatcTCTTTCACTCTGTCGCATTGCTCAG aatGAGATATTATGGACGTGCATGGCTATTATGGCAacagataataaagaattgaACGTTGCAGAAGAAGCATATGCAGCTATTAAAAGATATGATAAAGttgattatattcgatatatcaaa aatttaCCTAAGATAACAGAAAGATATGCAGAAATGGCATTATTATCCGGTGATTTGTTAGCAGCCGAAGGTATACTTTTACAAAATGGATTAATTGAAGAAGCCATTACATTAAACATAAAAGTTTACAATTGGAATAG agCACTTGAACTTGCCATAAGGCATAAGAAACAAATGGATGAAGTTTTAAATGCAAGAggagattatttaaaaacattaaaaaaggaagaaacaaattCAAGTTATTTAGCTgcaatgaataatatatcttcATCTTTGGTACAACaggttgttattgatactaaa GCATCATCGTCAATAGAGTGA
- the LOC124430332 gene encoding intraflagellar transport protein 80 homolog isoform X2, whose amino-acid sequence MTTTTTTTATATATATATATTTTTMAEAGAGVTAAAAAAAVVVVLFVVVNNTMRFKISAQSSNGHKNLVTCVAWSSAEEIFSCGEDHLLICWYLESGNAHSTVITEFPSDFFPTSMQWHPRPNHLITASKKQSLDILLITTADGRFHLVNKNGRIEKSIEAHKGAATIGKWSTDGSVLLTAGEDGLIKVWSRSGMLRSVIVRGNTSILTSDWSPDCSKILYSQGGYLFFQSLNSNSKPYKWHAHEGLVLTVCWNHNHGFIISGGEDCRYKVWDFNGSLIYNSSPGDHPITAVSWCNSGDYFAIGSFNIIKLCDKTGWSHSLEKINAGSVYSIAWSSDSTQVAITCGNNVLTGHVIGKRLEWNNYEATLIKRKVLEIREVGNEVHEIIEISDRVVLLAFGFDHLIVITPGQCHIYSVTNWNTPAIFDLKSSSVSAVILANKHFLLVEWNSITLYNYQGRLLGVPKWKGMTQEPLYSPCISLCFDTLVVRDQKNEKLLHVLEISYNKPIVESQSHSHPQNITQLALNHIGNTSDRQLALIDITKDLYLISIRATGYGRACKIAAMAQNVIWAIDANVLAAMLDATLSVWLCPNCVHYSDRKIIRRTRIDKESSEFGKQPTIVSVYNGMVNVRRGDGALVSSQFYTFFTSLHQLILQKKWKESLSLCRIAQNEILWTCMAIMATDNKELNVAEEAYAAIKRYDKVDYIRYIKNLPKITERYAEMALLSGDLLAAEGILLQNGLIEEAITLNIKVYNWNRALELAIRHKKQMDEVLNARGDYLKTLKKEETNSSYLAAMNNISSSLVQQASSSIE is encoded by the exons atgacaacgacgacaacgacaacggcaacggcaacggcgacggcgacggcgacggcgacaacgacgacgacgatggcagAAGCAGGAGCAGGAGTAACAGCAGCGGCAGCGGCAGCGGCAGTAGTTGTCGTACTTTTCGTCGTAGTAAAT aacacAATGAGATTTAAAATATCTGCTCAAAGTAGTAATGGTCACAAAAATTTAGTTACATGTGTAGCTTGGAGTTCAGCAGAGGAAATATTTTCCTGCgg agaGGATCATTTACTAATATGCTGGTATTTAGAAAGTGGAAATGCACATTCGACTGTTATCACAGAATTTCCATCGGATTTCTTTCCTACTTCAATGCAATGGCATCCACGTCCTAATCATTTAATAACAGCCAGTAAAAAGCAATCGTTAGATATACTTTTAATCACTACAGCAGACG GAAGATTTCAtttagttaataaaaatggTCGTATTGAAAAAAGTATAGAAGCTCACAAAGGTGCTGCTACAATTGGCAAATGGAGTACAGATGGTTCAGTATTGCTTACAg CTGGAGAGGATGGTCTAATAAAAGTTTGGTCACGTAGTGGTATGCTTCGTTCTGTAATAGTCAGAGGCAATACATCTATTTTAACATCAGACTGGAGTCCAGATTgttctaaaatattatattcacagggaggatatttatttttccaatcGCTCAATTCCAATTCTAAACCTTATAAG TGGCATGCTCATGAAGGTCTTGTCTTGACTGTTTGCTGGAATCATAATCATGGATTCATTATTTCTGGTGGAGAAGATTGTCGTTATAAAGTTTGGGATTTTAATGGtagtttaatttataatagtagTCCTGGTGATCATCCTATTACAGCAGTTAGTTGGTGCAACTCGGGCGATTATTTTGCCATTGGATcttttaacataattaaacTTTGTGATAAAACTGGg TGGTCTCAttctttagaaaaaattaatgctGGGAGTGTATACAGTATAGCATGGTCTAGCGACAGTACTCAGGTAGCTATAACTTGTGGAAATAATGTTTTAACTGGCCATGTTATAGGCAA aagacTCGAATGGAATAATTATGAAGCTACcttaattaaaaggaaagtaTTAGAAATTAGAGAAGTTGGTAATGAAGTTCATGAGATTATAGAAATATCTGATCGTGTAGTTCTATTGGCATTTGGTTTTGATCATTTAATTGTGATTACTCCAGGTCAATGTCACATTTATTCTGTTACAAATTGGAATACACCAGCAATATTTGACTTAAAAAGTAGTTCTGTATCAGCAGTCATTCTTGCAAATAA acATTTTTTATTAGTGGAATGGAACTCTATAACGTTGTACAATTATCAAGGTCGTTTATTAGGTGTCCCTAAATGGAAGGGTATGACACAAGAACCTCTTTATTCACCTTGTATATCTTTATGCTTTGATACTCTTGTTGTTAGAGatcagaaaaatgaaaaat taCTACATGTTTTAGAAATATCATATAACAAGCCAATTGTTGAAAGTCAATCGCATTCTCATCCTCAGAATATTACTCAATTGGCATTAAACCATATTGGAAATACCAGTGATCGACAATTAGcacttattgatattactaaagatttatatttaatttccatAAGAGCAACAGGTTATGGACGTGCATGTAAAATAG ctGCTATGGCACAAAATGTTATATGGGCTATCGATGCAAATGTATTAGCAGCAATGTTAGATGCTACTTTATCTGTATGGTTGTGTCCTAATTGTGTACATTATAGCGATCGCAAAATTATACGACGTACTAGAATCGATAAAGAGAGCAG TGAATTTGGTAAACAACCAACTATTGTCAGTGTTTACAATGGTATGGTCAATGTAAGACGTGGAGATGGTGCTTTAGTTTCATCccaattttatacttttttcacTAGCTTGCATCAGCTTATATTacagaaaaaatggaaagaatcTCTTTCACTCTGTCGCATTGCTCAG aatGAGATATTATGGACGTGCATGGCTATTATGGCAacagataataaagaattgaACGTTGCAGAAGAAGCATATGCAGCTATTAAAAGATATGATAAAGttgattatattcgatatatcaaa aatttaCCTAAGATAACAGAAAGATATGCAGAAATGGCATTATTATCCGGTGATTTGTTAGCAGCCGAAGGTATACTTTTACAAAATGGATTAATTGAAGAAGCCATTACATTAAACATAAAAGTTTACAATTGGAATAG agCACTTGAACTTGCCATAAGGCATAAGAAACAAATGGATGAAGTTTTAAATGCAAGAggagattatttaaaaacattaaaaaaggaagaaacaaattCAAGTTATTTAGCTgcaatgaataatatatcttcATCTTTGGTACAACag GCATCATCGTCAATAGAGTGA
- the LOC124430332 gene encoding intraflagellar transport protein 80 homolog isoform X5, with the protein MDLRVLNWTIRTTTTTTTIEDHLLICWYLESGNAHSTVITEFPSDFFPTSMQWHPRPNHLITASKKQSLDILLITTADGRFHLVNKNGRIEKSIEAHKGAATIGKWSTDGSVLLTAGEDGLIKVWSRSGMLRSVIVRGNTSILTSDWSPDCSKILYSQGGYLFFQSLNSNSKPYKWHAHEGLVLTVCWNHNHGFIISGGEDCRYKVWDFNGSLIYNSSPGDHPITAVSWCNSGDYFAIGSFNIIKLCDKTGWSHSLEKINAGSVYSIAWSSDSTQVAITCGNNVLTGHVIGKRLEWNNYEATLIKRKVLEIREVGNEVHEIIEISDRVVLLAFGFDHLIVITPGQCHIYSVTNWNTPAIFDLKSSSVSAVILANKHFLLVEWNSITLYNYQGRLLGVPKWKGMTQEPLYSPCISLCFDTLVVRDQKNEKLLHVLEISYNKPIVESQSHSHPQNITQLALNHIGNTSDRQLALIDITKDLYLISIRATGYGRACKIAAMAQNVIWAIDANVLAAMLDATLSVWLCPNCVHYSDRKIIRRTRIDKESSEFGKQPTIVSVYNGMVNVRRGDGALVSSQFYTFFTSLHQLILQKKWKESLSLCRIAQNEILWTCMAIMATDNKELNVAEEAYAAIKRYDKVDYIRYIKNLPKITERYAEMALLSGDLLAAEGILLQNGLIEEAITLNIKVYNWNRALELAIRHKKQMDEVLNARGDYLKTLKKEETNSSYLAAMNNISSSLVQQVVIDTKASSSIE; encoded by the exons ATGGACTTGCGCGTTTTAAATTGGACAATTCgcacgacgacaacgacgacgacgat agaGGATCATTTACTAATATGCTGGTATTTAGAAAGTGGAAATGCACATTCGACTGTTATCACAGAATTTCCATCGGATTTCTTTCCTACTTCAATGCAATGGCATCCACGTCCTAATCATTTAATAACAGCCAGTAAAAAGCAATCGTTAGATATACTTTTAATCACTACAGCAGACG GAAGATTTCAtttagttaataaaaatggTCGTATTGAAAAAAGTATAGAAGCTCACAAAGGTGCTGCTACAATTGGCAAATGGAGTACAGATGGTTCAGTATTGCTTACAg CTGGAGAGGATGGTCTAATAAAAGTTTGGTCACGTAGTGGTATGCTTCGTTCTGTAATAGTCAGAGGCAATACATCTATTTTAACATCAGACTGGAGTCCAGATTgttctaaaatattatattcacagggaggatatttatttttccaatcGCTCAATTCCAATTCTAAACCTTATAAG TGGCATGCTCATGAAGGTCTTGTCTTGACTGTTTGCTGGAATCATAATCATGGATTCATTATTTCTGGTGGAGAAGATTGTCGTTATAAAGTTTGGGATTTTAATGGtagtttaatttataatagtagTCCTGGTGATCATCCTATTACAGCAGTTAGTTGGTGCAACTCGGGCGATTATTTTGCCATTGGATcttttaacataattaaacTTTGTGATAAAACTGGg TGGTCTCAttctttagaaaaaattaatgctGGGAGTGTATACAGTATAGCATGGTCTAGCGACAGTACTCAGGTAGCTATAACTTGTGGAAATAATGTTTTAACTGGCCATGTTATAGGCAA aagacTCGAATGGAATAATTATGAAGCTACcttaattaaaaggaaagtaTTAGAAATTAGAGAAGTTGGTAATGAAGTTCATGAGATTATAGAAATATCTGATCGTGTAGTTCTATTGGCATTTGGTTTTGATCATTTAATTGTGATTACTCCAGGTCAATGTCACATTTATTCTGTTACAAATTGGAATACACCAGCAATATTTGACTTAAAAAGTAGTTCTGTATCAGCAGTCATTCTTGCAAATAA acATTTTTTATTAGTGGAATGGAACTCTATAACGTTGTACAATTATCAAGGTCGTTTATTAGGTGTCCCTAAATGGAAGGGTATGACACAAGAACCTCTTTATTCACCTTGTATATCTTTATGCTTTGATACTCTTGTTGTTAGAGatcagaaaaatgaaaaat taCTACATGTTTTAGAAATATCATATAACAAGCCAATTGTTGAAAGTCAATCGCATTCTCATCCTCAGAATATTACTCAATTGGCATTAAACCATATTGGAAATACCAGTGATCGACAATTAGcacttattgatattactaaagatttatatttaatttccatAAGAGCAACAGGTTATGGACGTGCATGTAAAATAG ctGCTATGGCACAAAATGTTATATGGGCTATCGATGCAAATGTATTAGCAGCAATGTTAGATGCTACTTTATCTGTATGGTTGTGTCCTAATTGTGTACATTATAGCGATCGCAAAATTATACGACGTACTAGAATCGATAAAGAGAGCAG TGAATTTGGTAAACAACCAACTATTGTCAGTGTTTACAATGGTATGGTCAATGTAAGACGTGGAGATGGTGCTTTAGTTTCATCccaattttatacttttttcacTAGCTTGCATCAGCTTATATTacagaaaaaatggaaagaatcTCTTTCACTCTGTCGCATTGCTCAG aatGAGATATTATGGACGTGCATGGCTATTATGGCAacagataataaagaattgaACGTTGCAGAAGAAGCATATGCAGCTATTAAAAGATATGATAAAGttgattatattcgatatatcaaa aatttaCCTAAGATAACAGAAAGATATGCAGAAATGGCATTATTATCCGGTGATTTGTTAGCAGCCGAAGGTATACTTTTACAAAATGGATTAATTGAAGAAGCCATTACATTAAACATAAAAGTTTACAATTGGAATAG agCACTTGAACTTGCCATAAGGCATAAGAAACAAATGGATGAAGTTTTAAATGCAAGAggagattatttaaaaacattaaaaaaggaagaaacaaattCAAGTTATTTAGCTgcaatgaataatatatcttcATCTTTGGTACAACaggttgttattgatactaaa GCATCATCGTCAATAGAGTGA
- the LOC124430332 gene encoding intraflagellar transport protein 80 homolog isoform X1, whose translation MTTTTTTTATATATATATATTTTTMAEAGAGVTAAAAAAAVVVVLFVVVNNTMRFKISAQSSNGHKNLVTCVAWSSAEEIFSCGEDHLLICWYLESGNAHSTVITEFPSDFFPTSMQWHPRPNHLITASKKQSLDILLITTADGRFHLVNKNGRIEKSIEAHKGAATIGKWSTDGSVLLTAGEDGLIKVWSRSGMLRSVIVRGNTSILTSDWSPDCSKILYSQGGYLFFQSLNSNSKPYKWHAHEGLVLTVCWNHNHGFIISGGEDCRYKVWDFNGSLIYNSSPGDHPITAVSWCNSGDYFAIGSFNIIKLCDKTGWSHSLEKINAGSVYSIAWSSDSTQVAITCGNNVLTGHVIGKRLEWNNYEATLIKRKVLEIREVGNEVHEIIEISDRVVLLAFGFDHLIVITPGQCHIYSVTNWNTPAIFDLKSSSVSAVILANKHFLLVEWNSITLYNYQGRLLGVPKWKGMTQEPLYSPCISLCFDTLVVRDQKNEKLLHVLEISYNKPIVESQSHSHPQNITQLALNHIGNTSDRQLALIDITKDLYLISIRATGYGRACKIAAMAQNVIWAIDANVLAAMLDATLSVWLCPNCVHYSDRKIIRRTRIDKESSEFGKQPTIVSVYNGMVNVRRGDGALVSSQFYTFFTSLHQLILQKKWKESLSLCRIAQNEILWTCMAIMATDNKELNVAEEAYAAIKRYDKVDYIRYIKNLPKITERYAEMALLSGDLLAAEGILLQNGLIEEAITLNIKVYNWNRALELAIRHKKQMDEVLNARGDYLKTLKKEETNSSYLAAMNNISSSLVQQVVIDTKASSSIE comes from the exons atgacaacgacgacaacgacaacggcaacggcaacggcgacggcgacggcgacggcgacaacgacgacgacgatggcagAAGCAGGAGCAGGAGTAACAGCAGCGGCAGCGGCAGCGGCAGTAGTTGTCGTACTTTTCGTCGTAGTAAAT aacacAATGAGATTTAAAATATCTGCTCAAAGTAGTAATGGTCACAAAAATTTAGTTACATGTGTAGCTTGGAGTTCAGCAGAGGAAATATTTTCCTGCgg agaGGATCATTTACTAATATGCTGGTATTTAGAAAGTGGAAATGCACATTCGACTGTTATCACAGAATTTCCATCGGATTTCTTTCCTACTTCAATGCAATGGCATCCACGTCCTAATCATTTAATAACAGCCAGTAAAAAGCAATCGTTAGATATACTTTTAATCACTACAGCAGACG GAAGATTTCAtttagttaataaaaatggTCGTATTGAAAAAAGTATAGAAGCTCACAAAGGTGCTGCTACAATTGGCAAATGGAGTACAGATGGTTCAGTATTGCTTACAg CTGGAGAGGATGGTCTAATAAAAGTTTGGTCACGTAGTGGTATGCTTCGTTCTGTAATAGTCAGAGGCAATACATCTATTTTAACATCAGACTGGAGTCCAGATTgttctaaaatattatattcacagggaggatatttatttttccaatcGCTCAATTCCAATTCTAAACCTTATAAG TGGCATGCTCATGAAGGTCTTGTCTTGACTGTTTGCTGGAATCATAATCATGGATTCATTATTTCTGGTGGAGAAGATTGTCGTTATAAAGTTTGGGATTTTAATGGtagtttaatttataatagtagTCCTGGTGATCATCCTATTACAGCAGTTAGTTGGTGCAACTCGGGCGATTATTTTGCCATTGGATcttttaacataattaaacTTTGTGATAAAACTGGg TGGTCTCAttctttagaaaaaattaatgctGGGAGTGTATACAGTATAGCATGGTCTAGCGACAGTACTCAGGTAGCTATAACTTGTGGAAATAATGTTTTAACTGGCCATGTTATAGGCAA aagacTCGAATGGAATAATTATGAAGCTACcttaattaaaaggaaagtaTTAGAAATTAGAGAAGTTGGTAATGAAGTTCATGAGATTATAGAAATATCTGATCGTGTAGTTCTATTGGCATTTGGTTTTGATCATTTAATTGTGATTACTCCAGGTCAATGTCACATTTATTCTGTTACAAATTGGAATACACCAGCAATATTTGACTTAAAAAGTAGTTCTGTATCAGCAGTCATTCTTGCAAATAA acATTTTTTATTAGTGGAATGGAACTCTATAACGTTGTACAATTATCAAGGTCGTTTATTAGGTGTCCCTAAATGGAAGGGTATGACACAAGAACCTCTTTATTCACCTTGTATATCTTTATGCTTTGATACTCTTGTTGTTAGAGatcagaaaaatgaaaaat taCTACATGTTTTAGAAATATCATATAACAAGCCAATTGTTGAAAGTCAATCGCATTCTCATCCTCAGAATATTACTCAATTGGCATTAAACCATATTGGAAATACCAGTGATCGACAATTAGcacttattgatattactaaagatttatatttaatttccatAAGAGCAACAGGTTATGGACGTGCATGTAAAATAG ctGCTATGGCACAAAATGTTATATGGGCTATCGATGCAAATGTATTAGCAGCAATGTTAGATGCTACTTTATCTGTATGGTTGTGTCCTAATTGTGTACATTATAGCGATCGCAAAATTATACGACGTACTAGAATCGATAAAGAGAGCAG TGAATTTGGTAAACAACCAACTATTGTCAGTGTTTACAATGGTATGGTCAATGTAAGACGTGGAGATGGTGCTTTAGTTTCATCccaattttatacttttttcacTAGCTTGCATCAGCTTATATTacagaaaaaatggaaagaatcTCTTTCACTCTGTCGCATTGCTCAG aatGAGATATTATGGACGTGCATGGCTATTATGGCAacagataataaagaattgaACGTTGCAGAAGAAGCATATGCAGCTATTAAAAGATATGATAAAGttgattatattcgatatatcaaa aatttaCCTAAGATAACAGAAAGATATGCAGAAATGGCATTATTATCCGGTGATTTGTTAGCAGCCGAAGGTATACTTTTACAAAATGGATTAATTGAAGAAGCCATTACATTAAACATAAAAGTTTACAATTGGAATAG agCACTTGAACTTGCCATAAGGCATAAGAAACAAATGGATGAAGTTTTAAATGCAAGAggagattatttaaaaacattaaaaaaggaagaaacaaattCAAGTTATTTAGCTgcaatgaataatatatcttcATCTTTGGTACAACaggttgttattgatactaaa GCATCATCGTCAATAGAGTGA